In Halogranum gelatinilyticum, the DNA window ACCCTCGGGCGTCGCGTAGACGAGGGTGATGAGGTTCCGGTCGTCGTAGCTGCGCTCCACGAGCCACAGGCGGACGGTGTCGGTCATGGGAAGGGGTTGGGGCATCGGGCACTTAGCGACGTTGATGCTGGGAGTCGAACGAACTGTTTTCTCAGTTGGGAATGACGAGTTTCAGAATACCTCGAAAGCCCACGCGTTCTCGGCTCGCGCGTCTGGCGAGACCTGCGGTCTCGCTGAGTCCCGTTCGCTCCGCTCACGAGACCCTCGCTGTGCTTATCGTCTCGTTTCACTCGGCTGCGGTGCTTGCATCGTCGTGCTTCGCCGAGAACGCGTCCCCTTTCAGTCCTCCCCGACAGCAACAGCCACGTCCTCCCCAGCCGACTCCTTCGCTCGTTGCACTCGCTCACTCGTCCCTCGCGTGCGTGTCTCGCGGCCGTCGCCGCGAAGCCACGCGCCACGCTGGCTGGTGCATCAGTCGAATCCGGTAGAAAGGTCAGCAGTCGCCGCTCAGTACGACGTCTCGCCGCGCAGTTCTTTGACGGTCGCGCTCAGTTCGTCGATGGCCGCGGTCCCGTCGTCCGTCGCGTCGACGATGTGGCCCGTCGCGTCCTCCGTCTCCTCGGCGCGCTCCTGGACGTTCTCGATGGTCGCGGTCAGTTCCTCGACCGTCGTCGCCTGGTCGTCGGTGGCCCGCGAGACCTCCGCGATGCCGTCGGCGGCCTCGTCGATGGAGGCCGCAATCTCCTCGAAGGCTTCGAGCACGTCGCCGATCTGCTCGCCCGCGTGGTCGATGCGCTGGTGGGACTCCTCGGCGGCGTCGACCGTCGAGTCCGTCTGCGCCTGGAGTTCCTCGATGCTCCTCGTGATCTGTTCGGTGTGGCTCCGCGTCTCGTCGGCGAGGTTCTTGACCTCCTCGGCGACGACCGCGAAGCCGTCGCCGTCCTCGCCCGCGCGGGCGGCCTCGATGTTGGCGTTCAGCGCGAGGAGGTTCGTCTGGTCGGCCACGTCCGAGATGACTTCGACGACGGATTCGATGTCGTCCATCCGGTCGCCGAGGTCGGTGACGCTGTCGACCAGCTCGTCGCCGATGTCGACGACTTCCTCGGTCGCCTCCCGGGCACCCTCGCTGGCGTCGAGGCCGTCGGTGGCGGCGTCACGTGCCTGCGTCGCCGCGGCGTCGACCTGATTGGCCGTGGCCGCGACCTCCTCCATGCTGGCACTGAACCGCTGCATCTCGCTGGCTCCCTCCGCGAGCAGGTCGTTCTGCTCCTCGACGTTGCGGGCGATCTGGTTTGCGGCCGTCGCGGTCCGTTCGACGGCCTGCGCGAGCGACTGGGTCTCGTCGTCAACGCGGATGGCGACGTCCTCGAACCCTTCGGCCATCCGGTTGAGTTCGTCGACGACGAGGAGCAGTGTGTCGTCGACGACGCGGCCGTCGGCGTCGTAGGAGGCCCGCGCGTCGAGATGGCCGTCGACCAGCGCGTGCAGCGTCTGTTGGACCTCGTCGACGAGTTCTTCGACGTCGCGGTGTCGCCGGACTTCGTCGGTCCGGTCGCGGACGGTCTGGACGACCGCGACGAGGTCGCCGTCCTCGTACAGCGGCATCGAGGTGTAGCGGAGATACCGGTCCTCGCCGGAGCGGTCGGTCAGCGTCTCCTCGTCGACGAACAGCGGCGCGCCGCCCTCGTCGTAGGCGGCCGAGGTGCCAGCCTCGCGGTCGACGCCGAACCGCCGGTCGGCCGACTCGGGTGCTTCGAGCACCTTCTGCGCGAGCGTCCGCGTGCCGCCCCGTTCGGAGTAGAAGACCCGACTGGCGTCCGTCGAGCCGAGCGCGTCGGCTGCGGAGACGCCCGTCAACTGTTCCATGTCGTAGTTCCAGGCGACGACCGCGCCGTCGACGTCGAGCATGAAGACCGGCATCCCGACGCTGTCGAGGAGAATCTCGTCGTCGACGTCGAAGTCGGCGGCGGTCTCGGCGTCCGGGTCGCCAGCGGCCGCGGCGTCGTCGGGGAACTCGAAGCCGCTCTCGGCGGCCGCCGTCGCGTCGTCGGTGGCGGAGTTGGCGGTAGCAGAGCCGTCGGACGAAGAGCCGCCTGCGGGCTCAGAGACGGTGACGCCACCGTCGGTCATCGAGGCTGTCGTCGGGTCACGCAACCCGAGTCGGGAGAACAACTGGCGGACCGATTCGCGGAGCATGTTGCCGTATCGATGCGACCCGACCCTTAACCTTTCGCGGCAAATTTCAGTGCTGATAATCGCAGGCAGGCGAGGACGTCAGCCTCAAGCGTCCGCGGACACAACTGTGCACAGATGGACGTCAGCGAGGTCCGCGCCCGTGCGAGCGAGTTCCCCCGAGACCCCGGTGTTTACCAGTTCCACGAGGGCGATACCGTCCTCTACGTCGGCAAGGCCGTCGACCTCCGAAGTCGGGTCCGCTCCTACGCCGACCCCCGCAGCGACCGCATCCGCCGGATGGTCGCCCGCGCCGACCGGCTGGACTTCGCCGTCACCGACACCGAGACGCAGGCACTGCTGCTCGAAGCGAACCTCATCAAACGCCACCAGCCGCGCTACAACGTCCGGCTGAAGGACGACAAGTCCTACCCGCTGGTCCAGCTCACCGCCCACCCCGTTCCCCGCATCGAAGTCACCCGCGACCCCGACGAGGCCGCGACGGTCTTCGGGCCGTTCACCGACAAGGGACGCGTCGAAGTCGTCGTCAAGGCGATTAGGGAAACCTACGGCCTGCGGGGCTGTTCGGACCACAAGTACGCGAACCGCGACCGACCCTGTCTGGACTACGAGATGGGTCTCTGCACTGCGCCCTGCACGGGCGAGATTACGGAGGCCAGCTACGGGGAGGACGTCGAGAGCGCGGTGCGGTTCTTCGAGGGCGAGACGGGCGTGCTCTCGGACCCGCTCCGCCGGGAGATGGAGGCGGCCGCGCAGGCCCAAGAGTTCGAGCGCGCCGCCAATTTGCGCGACCGACTCGACGTCGTGGAATCCTTCCACGGCGGCGGTGGCGAGGCCGTCGCCTCCCAGTCCGGCGAGCGCGCCGTCGACGTCTTGGGGGCCGCCGTCGAGGGCGAGAAGGCCACCGTCGCCCGCCTCCACAGCGAGCGCGGCCAGCTCGTCGACCGCTCGCGCCACCGCCTCGACGCACCCGAGGGCAGCGAGGAGGGCGTCGCCGAGGTCTTGGCCGCCTTCGTCGCACAGTACTACGCCGAACGCGAGTTGCCCGACGCGCTTCTCCTCTCGGAACGCCCCGACGACGAGGAACTCCTGGCGTGGCTCGACAGCGAGGGCGTCGCGGTGCGGGTGCCCGGTGCGGGCCGGGAGGCCAAGCTGGTCGAGTTGGCACTCAAGAACGCCCGTCGCGGTCCCGCCCGCGGCGACGAACTCGGCGCGCTCTCCGACGCGCTCGGACTGCCCCGCATCGAACGCATCGAGGGCTTCGACGTGAGCCACGCCCAAGGGAAGTCCGTCGTCGGCAGCGACGTCTGTTTCGTCGGCGGGTCCGCAGAAAAGTCCGGCTACCGCAGAAAGAAACTCACCGAGCGTAACGACGACTACGCCAATATGCGCGAGCTGATTCGGTGGCGGGCCGAGCGCGCGGTCTCGGGGCGCGACGACCGACCCGACCCGGACCTGCTTCTCATCGACGGGGGCGACGGCCAACTCGCCGCGGCACAGGACGCCCTCGACGAGGTCGGCTGGGACGTGCCCGCCATCGCGCTGGCGAAGGACGAGGAGCTCGTCATCACCGACTCACGGGTCTACGACTGGCCCAAGGACGCGCCCCATCTCCACGTCCTCCAGCGTGTCCGCGACGAGGCCCACCGCTTCGCGGTCCAGTACCACCAGACCCTCCGCGACGACGTGAAGACCGTCCTTGACGACGTACCCGGCGTCGGTCCCGAGACCCGAAAACGGCTGCTCCGACGGTTCGGCAGCGTCGACGGCGTGCGAGGGGCGTCGGTCGATGACCTCCGGGACGTCGAGGGCGTCGGCGAGAAGACGGCCGAGGCACTCAAGTCGCGGCTGTAGGCGAACGGTTTATTCCGCCACCACGAGTTTGCAAAGCCGATGCCCTCCACCGAACCCACCGAAGACGAGATACGCGCTATCGCCCGCGACGAGATCCGGCGGAGCGTCCGGTCGGTACTGACCTCGCTCGGCTATCTCGTCGCGGCGGTCCTGCTCGTTATCCTCGGAATCAACGCCGCCTCGCTCGCCCTGTTCGCGATCGGACCGCTGCGGTACGTCGGCGTCGTCTCGCTCGCACTCGTGGCCCTCGGGACCGCGTTTCTCGTCTCGGATCTGTGGCCGTCCCGCTGAGCGACGCGCTTTTCACCTGTCTCCGCGTTGTCGACTCCGATGCCCTCCAGCGACCTGTCGGACGACGAACTGCGCGACATCGTACGCGAGGAGTCACAGCGAGCGGTTCGCTCGGAACTCAAGAGCTACGGCTACGGCGTCGTCGGTCTCGTGGTCGGCTTCGTCGGCCTCCCGCTCGTCCTCGGAGCGGTCTTCACTGGGAACTCGGTCTTGGTCGGCGTCGCCGTCCTCGCCGTCGCCGTGCTCACCGCATTTCTGCTGTGGTAGCGTCGCCGGTCACCTCGCCAGCCGTCTCGGCCAGCGGCGGCGACGCCGTGAAGACCTCGCTCCGCCAGAGCAGCCACGCCGCGAGGACGGTCCAGCCGACGCCGCCGACGACGCCCAAGGGAGTCGGCCCGAGCAGCGGGTTCGGCTGCCCGGCGACGAACAGCGCGCCGATGGCGGCGACGGCGTTGATGGCTCCGTGGGCGATGGCGGCGGGCCAGACGCTCTCACTCTTGAGCGTCACCCACGCGAGGAAGACGCCCGTCGTGAGCGTGAACCAGCACATCGCGAGGAAGCCGGTCCACGGCGCGCCCGGATAGCTGAAGCCGTAGTTGTAGCCCATCGCGATGAGCGGCCAGTGCCACGCCCCCCAGACGAGACCGACGACGAGCGTCGCCTGCCGTCGGCCGAGCGGGAGCAGTTTCGGCAGGAGATAGCCGCGCCAGCCGAGCTCTTCGCCGAAGGCGAACAGCGCGTTGATGAGCGGGGCGATGGTGACCGCCGCGACGAGCTGGATGGCGACGAGCGTCCACGGGTCGAGCGGGAGTTCGCCGCCGGAGGCCGCCCGAACCGCCTCGGTGAAGGCCGTCAGCTCGGGGTCGAAGGTCGCCGAGAAGACGGCGAAGTAGACCGCCGCGCCGACGAGCGTCAAGAGCGCGGGCACGAACCACGCGAGGGCGTAGGTCCGCCACGAGGGTCTGAAACGGGGACGGACCCCGAGGTTCGCCCAGCCCTCGCCGGTCGCGAGGCGCGTGACGACGGTGCCGACGGCGGGGGCAAACATATACGCCGTCGGCAGGAGGACGGTCGCGAGCGTGATGCCGAGACCGGGGAGGAGTTCGGGGCTGTCGACGAGACCGCCGGTGGCGTAGATGGTGAGGCCCGTGGCCCACGCGACGCCGTAGGCGACGGCGAGAAAAACCCCGATACGCCGCGTTTCGACGGACTCGTCGGGAGAGACGGGGAGGGACATACCACTACCGAGGACGGCAGCGGCGAAAAAACGTCGGGTGCGTCGGGTCGCGACCGCCCGCGTGCAGGCGAGACGGCCGCGGTGCGGTGTCGTCGCCGTAGTGCGGTGTCGTCCGGTCGCCCGGTTACGCGATCTTGTTGTACTGGTCGCGGAGCTTCTCGGCGGCGTCGTCCATCAGTTCCTGCTCGTAGTCGTCGAGGTCCCACTCGACGACCTCCTCGATACCGTTCGAGCCGAGCTTGACCGGGACGCCGAAGGCGGTGTCCTCGTAGCCGTACTCGCCGTCGAGGACGAGCGAGCCGGGGAGCACTTCGCCGGTGTCGCGGAGGATGGCTTCGGTCATGTGGGCGACGCCCGTCGCCGGACCCCACTGCGTCGCGCCCTTGCGGCTGATGACGTCCATCGCGGACTCCTGCAGGTCGCCGAGGATCTCTTCTCGCTCGTCCTCGCTGAACTCAGGGTCGCGGCCGTCGACGCGGACCTTCGAGAACACGGGGACCTGTGCGTCGCCGTGCTCGCCGAGAATCGTCGCTTCGACGTTCTTGACGGGCGCGTCGAACCGCTCGGAGAGGACGTAGCGGAAGCGCGCGGAGTCGAGGCGGCCGCCGAAGCCGACGACCTTGTGGCGGTCGCGGTCGCCCGCTTCGTAGAGATGGCGGTTGAGCAGGTCGACCGGGTTCGACGTCGTCACGGAGACGAAGTCGTCGTTGTACTCCGCGAGCGAGGAGCCGATATCGGCCATGATGGGCGCGTTGTCGCCCGCGAGGTCGATACGGGTCTGGCCCTCCTTGCGCGGAATCCCGGCCGTGATGATGACGACGTCCGAGCCCTCGGTGGCCGAGTAGTCGCCCTGTACGACCGTCGTGTTCGAGTCGTAGGCGATCCCGTGGTTCGTGTCGGCGGCCTGCCCGACCGTCTTGTCCTCCATCTTCGGGATGTCCACGAAGACGAGTTCGTCCACGACGTCACGAAGCGCGAGATTGTAACCTGCGGCGGCACCGACCGTCCCTGCGGCACCGACCACGCTAACTTTCGACATACCACGTAAACCTGCCCTGCGATGCTGATTAAACGCTTCGGAACGGCCGTCTCTCGCCCCCTCTGACGTCATGAGGGTTCGACAGACGTCGAACAAATGCGTGCCGTGGTCTTTTTCGACGCGAAGAACGAGTGATGAGACATGAGCGAGTTCGACAAGGAGGCCGAACGGGAGAAGTTGCGAGAGAAGTTCGCCAAGGACGAGGAGAAACGCCAGAGCACGAAGCGGATGAGCGAACTGCTGCTCAAGGGCGCGACGATGACCAACAGCCACTGCAACCGCTGTGGCGACCCGGTCTTCCGCTTCGACGGCCAGGAGTTCTGTCCCTCCTGCCAAGACGCGACCGTCGCGGGCGGGCAGATTCAGCTCCGCAACCCCGAGGGCCGACAGCAAGAGCAGGGGCCCGAGTCGGCACAGGCCGCAGAGCCAGCGCAGACGACACAGGCGACGCAGGCCACGCAAGCGACGGGAACCGGCCAATCCGAGCACGCCCAATCCGCCGAGTCGCCGACGACCGAGGCAGCGACAGCCGACGCGACGACGACCGAGGCGGCGACAGCCGACGCGACGGCGACCGAAGCGACGACAGCCGACGCGACGACGACCGAACCGGCGGCTGGCGGCACAGACGACGCGGCGCGGAACACCGAAGCCGACGTCGAGCCGACGCAGCCGCCGGTGCCAGCGACGGAGTCCGAGTCGGCCGAGCCGCCGACGACGCAACCGAATACAGGCACCGCGGACCTCGACGCCGCCCGCGCGTCGCTCCGGCGGACGGTGACGCGCTACGCCGAGGAAGCAGAACAGACCGACGACCCACGACGTGCTCGCGAGTTGCTCGCGGCCGCCCACGAGGCCGCCGAGACGTTGGCCGCGCTGCGTCGGTAGAGAACTCTCCGCGCCAACTATTCGTAGTCGCTGCCGATTATCTCGCGAATCCGGTCGGCCGTGACCTTCCCGACGCCCGAGACCTCCAGGAGGTCGTCTTTCGGCGCGATCATCACGGCCTCGACGCTGCCGAAGTGCTCCAGGAGCGACTGGGCCGTGACAGGCCCGATGTCGGCGATTGACTCGACGACGTACTCTTGCTGTTCGGAGAGCGTCTTCGCGCTCTTCTCGCCGTGGGCACTCACGGTCCGCTGGCGTTTCGTCTGCTCCCGGGAGGCGATGACCTCCAAGAGGTCGGCCGTGTCGCCCTCGTTCTCGGTCCGAAGGACGCTCGCGCCGTAGTCCACAGCCAAGGAGGCGATGGCCCCCCGAATCGCGTTCGGGTGGACGTTGCGCTCGCCGTAGAGGTCCTCGCCCTCGATGATGACGACCGGCCGCGAGTAGTGTCGCGACATGTCGCGGACCTGCTCGAACATCGAGCGGTCGCCGCCGGTCAGCGTGTCGAGGAAGTCCGAGACCGACTTGCGCTCGACGGCGACGCGGTCCGAGAGGATGTAGTCGCCGACGGCCAGCGTCTCCAGCCGGGTGTGGACGCCGTCGCGCTGCGAGAGGTCCCGCGCAATGTTGGAGTCGAGTTCCCGCTGGTCGACGACGATCTCGACCGTCTCCTCCTCGGGGTCGCTCTCGGCGGTGGCGACGACGCTGTCGGCGTCGGTCGTATTGTCAGCGTCGGTGTCGGTACTGTCGGCATCGGCGTCAGCAACGTCGCTGTCGGCAACGTCGGTCTCGCCGTCGCTCGCAGTCTCGGTGTCGTCGACGGCTTCGGCCGCCATCTCCGTCGCCTGTGCGGTCGCGGTCTCGTCCGTCTCGATGGCGGCTTCAGCGTCGTCCTCGCTCTCACCGTCCCGGCCGTCGAAGTCAGCCAGTCCGGGCTGCATCCGCTTCTGTCGGCTCTCGCCGCCCCCGTCGCCGTTACTGAACTCACCCAGTGACTTCTGGCTCTTGTCGAGCTGTTGCTCCAACTCGTCGGCGGCGGTCTTGAGCTTCTGGAGTTCGTTCTCCATCTTCGATTCCCGGCGGCGCGAGATCCAGAAGTAGACCTCGTCGCGGGTGTCCTCGGCCATGAGGACGATGACCTTGCCCTCGGTCTGGCGGCCGGTCCGGCCCTTCCGCTGGATGGAGCGGATGGCCGTCGGGACGGGTTCGTAGAAGAGCACGAGGTCGACCTCGGGGACGTCCAGCCCCTCCTCGGCAACAGAGGTCGAGACGAGCACCTCGAACTCGCCGTTGCGGAAGGCGTTGAGGGTCTCCTGTTGCTCTTTCTGACTCATCCCGTCGGAGCCTTCCTTGTTGCCCTGCCCGACGAACCGCTGGGTCGAGAAGGACTGCGAGAGGAACTCGGTGAGGGCTTCGGCGGTGTCGCGAGACTCGGTAAAGACGATGACGCGCTCACCGTCGTTGATGCCGAGGGTCTCGGCGAGCAGGATGCGCGTCTTCGAGAACTTCGGGTGCAGCGCGTCGAACGA includes these proteins:
- a CDS encoding methyl-accepting chemotaxis protein, which encodes MLRESVRQLFSRLGLRDPTTASMTDGGVTVSEPAGGSSSDGSATANSATDDATAAAESGFEFPDDAAAAGDPDAETAADFDVDDEILLDSVGMPVFMLDVDGAVVAWNYDMEQLTGVSAADALGSTDASRVFYSERGGTRTLAQKVLEAPESADRRFGVDREAGTSAAYDEGGAPLFVDEETLTDRSGEDRYLRYTSMPLYEDGDLVAVVQTVRDRTDEVRRHRDVEELVDEVQQTLHALVDGHLDARASYDADGRVVDDTLLLVVDELNRMAEGFEDVAIRVDDETQSLAQAVERTATAANQIARNVEEQNDLLAEGASEMQRFSASMEEVAATANQVDAAATQARDAATDGLDASEGAREATEEVVDIGDELVDSVTDLGDRMDDIESVVEVISDVADQTNLLALNANIEAARAGEDGDGFAVVAEEVKNLADETRSHTEQITRSIEELQAQTDSTVDAAEESHQRIDHAGEQIGDVLEAFEEIAASIDEAADGIAEVSRATDDQATTVEELTATIENVQERAEETEDATGHIVDATDDGTAAIDELSATVKELRGETSY
- a CDS encoding excinuclease ABC subunit C; protein product: MDVSEVRARASEFPRDPGVYQFHEGDTVLYVGKAVDLRSRVRSYADPRSDRIRRMVARADRLDFAVTDTETQALLLEANLIKRHQPRYNVRLKDDKSYPLVQLTAHPVPRIEVTRDPDEAATVFGPFTDKGRVEVVVKAIRETYGLRGCSDHKYANRDRPCLDYEMGLCTAPCTGEITEASYGEDVESAVRFFEGETGVLSDPLRREMEAAAQAQEFERAANLRDRLDVVESFHGGGGEAVASQSGERAVDVLGAAVEGEKATVARLHSERGQLVDRSRHRLDAPEGSEEGVAEVLAAFVAQYYAERELPDALLLSERPDDEELLAWLDSEGVAVRVPGAGREAKLVELALKNARRGPARGDELGALSDALGLPRIERIEGFDVSHAQGKSVVGSDVCFVGGSAEKSGYRRKKLTERNDDYANMRELIRWRAERAVSGRDDRPDPDLLLIDGGDGQLAAAQDALDEVGWDVPAIALAKDEELVITDSRVYDWPKDAPHLHVLQRVRDEAHRFAVQYHQTLRDDVKTVLDDVPGVGPETRKRLLRRFGSVDGVRGASVDDLRDVEGVGEKTAEALKSRL
- a CDS encoding CPBP family intramembrane glutamic endopeptidase; this encodes MSLPVSPDESVETRRIGVFLAVAYGVAWATGLTIYATGGLVDSPELLPGLGITLATVLLPTAYMFAPAVGTVVTRLATGEGWANLGVRPRFRPSWRTYALAWFVPALLTLVGAAVYFAVFSATFDPELTAFTEAVRAASGGELPLDPWTLVAIQLVAAVTIAPLINALFAFGEELGWRGYLLPKLLPLGRRQATLVVGLVWGAWHWPLIAMGYNYGFSYPGAPWTGFLAMCWFTLTTGVFLAWVTLKSESVWPAAIAHGAINAVAAIGALFVAGQPNPLLGPTPLGVVGGVGWTVLAAWLLWRSEVFTASPPLAETAGEVTGDATTAEMR
- the mdh gene encoding malate dehydrogenase produces the protein MSKVSVVGAAGTVGAAAGYNLALRDVVDELVFVDIPKMEDKTVGQAADTNHGIAYDSNTTVVQGDYSATEGSDVVIITAGIPRKEGQTRIDLAGDNAPIMADIGSSLAEYNDDFVSVTTSNPVDLLNRHLYEAGDRDRHKVVGFGGRLDSARFRYVLSERFDAPVKNVEATILGEHGDAQVPVFSKVRVDGRDPEFSEDEREEILGDLQESAMDVISRKGATQWGPATGVAHMTEAILRDTGEVLPGSLVLDGEYGYEDTAFGVPVKLGSNGIEEVVEWDLDDYEQELMDDAAEKLRDQYNKIA
- a CDS encoding Sjogren's syndrome/scleroderma autoantigen 1 family protein, which translates into the protein MSEFDKEAEREKLREKFAKDEEKRQSTKRMSELLLKGATMTNSHCNRCGDPVFRFDGQEFCPSCQDATVAGGQIQLRNPEGRQQEQGPESAQAAEPAQTTQATQATQATGTGQSEHAQSAESPTTEAATADATTTEAATADATATEATTADATTTEPAAGGTDDAARNTEADVEPTQPPVPATESESAEPPTTQPNTGTADLDAARASLRRTVTRYAEEAEQTDDPRRARELLAAAHEAAETLAALRR
- a CDS encoding DEAD/DEAH box helicase, whose protein sequence is MAATDDVAYVEHPLLAPGFIERRLYQLRLAGAARDEHTLVCLPTGLGKTTVSLLLTAERLHEVGGKSLFLAPTKPLVQQHAEFYREALEIPDDDIVVFTGEVRPDDRAELWESARIVIATPQVVENDLVGNRISLRDVTHLTFDECHRGTGDYAYVYIAERYHADAADPLVTGMSASPGGDEESILEVCENLGLTEVAVMTEDDADVAEHTYDTDVRWEKIQLPDEILEIRDAINEVIVDRLEQLKELGVSGTTSPDLSQKKLNAMRGKLRKMMDNDQSKGYKGMSIHAEVMKLRRAVELVETQSVESVRRYFERQRNAARSSGASKASQRLVSEPKVREAMRKAESFDALHPKFSKTRILLAETLGINDGERVIVFTESRDTAEALTEFLSQSFSTQRFVGQGNKEGSDGMSQKEQQETLNAFRNGEFEVLVSTSVAEEGLDVPEVDLVLFYEPVPTAIRSIQRKGRTGRQTEGKVIVLMAEDTRDEVYFWISRRRESKMENELQKLKTAADELEQQLDKSQKSLGEFSNGDGGGESRQKRMQPGLADFDGRDGESEDDAEAAIETDETATAQATEMAAEAVDDTETASDGETDVADSDVADADADSTDTDADNTTDADSVVATAESDPEEETVEIVVDQRELDSNIARDLSQRDGVHTRLETLAVGDYILSDRVAVERKSVSDFLDTLTGGDRSMFEQVRDMSRHYSRPVVIIEGEDLYGERNVHPNAIRGAIASLAVDYGASVLRTENEGDTADLLEVIASREQTKRQRTVSAHGEKSAKTLSEQQEYVVESIADIGPVTAQSLLEHFGSVEAVMIAPKDDLLEVSGVGKVTADRIREIIGSDYE